From Pseudodesulfovibrio sp. S3, one genomic window encodes:
- a CDS encoding TonB-dependent receptor produces the protein MQTSRIWPVLFIVLVVSLTFGSACASDDEHLATLDLEELMEVEVVTASRRTEPLSQIPGAVMVLTEEDIFRSGATSLPEVLKLVPGVHVAQIDTNTWAVGIRGFNGLLSNKHLVLVDGRPITSPVMNGVQWGNTVPLSLIKRIEVVRGTRTSLWGAESFTGVINVITKTAAEVRGGQSVTQVGTTGVEQTVRQGSEIGENADLMVYGNGVYKSGNWLSNEEGDRSGREWSKFQSGARADWENAFTDALSLQCNLTGTHVNEGTGGPDKAGPKGSRDDINGYGQFVWDRATGLDSNLHFRTSYTRETARLADMEGGTNVLDAEFTSAMEQAGRHRLTWGIGSQYFWDDMSGGDNTSIDRQRIYTLTANGFIRDRITLVPESLYLILGSKVDYLGEPVLEVQPTVRMLYTREDSEYWLAVSRGVRADTRYQRSGSYTFDHRGTRYTVVAPGDLKTEKLISYEAGYRQALTPNARLDVSLYVNDYSELIMLDIDDVNHTATLDNSLKGTAYGFESLFEWKATDWLTLQPSVSIIYQNIYGSDSSLAGDSMPEEGLGSEVKLQVMTTPMPDVGVDVQLGYIDSPDQHRLPGYFSLDGHVSWRASDTLLLELIGKNLAGSHEQFSDLAVGPSLDCRITWDF, from the coding sequence ATGCAAACCAGCCGCATATGGCCGGTTCTGTTTATTGTTCTCGTAGTGTCTTTGACGTTCGGGTCGGCCTGTGCTTCCGATGACGAGCACCTGGCGACCCTTGATCTTGAAGAGTTGATGGAGGTCGAGGTGGTCACGGCTTCCCGCCGGACCGAACCTTTGTCGCAGATCCCCGGTGCGGTCATGGTCCTCACCGAGGAGGACATCTTCCGGTCCGGTGCCACTTCTCTGCCCGAGGTTCTCAAGCTTGTGCCCGGCGTGCACGTGGCCCAGATAGACACGAACACCTGGGCTGTGGGTATACGCGGTTTCAACGGCCTGCTCAGCAACAAGCATCTGGTCCTGGTTGACGGCAGGCCCATCACGTCGCCGGTCATGAACGGGGTGCAGTGGGGAAACACGGTTCCCCTTAGCCTGATCAAGCGTATCGAGGTGGTGCGGGGCACACGGACGAGTTTGTGGGGGGCCGAGTCTTTCACCGGGGTCATCAACGTCATTACCAAGACCGCTGCCGAGGTCCGGGGCGGCCAAAGCGTGACACAAGTCGGCACTACCGGTGTGGAGCAGACCGTTCGGCAGGGCAGTGAGATCGGGGAAAATGCCGATCTTATGGTTTATGGTAACGGGGTGTACAAGAGTGGAAACTGGCTTTCGAATGAAGAAGGTGACAGAAGCGGACGCGAATGGAGCAAGTTTCAGAGCGGTGCGCGTGCGGATTGGGAAAACGCCTTCACCGATGCCCTGTCCCTGCAATGCAACCTGACGGGGACGCATGTCAACGAAGGAACCGGAGGTCCCGACAAGGCGGGGCCGAAAGGGTCCAGGGACGATATAAACGGGTACGGCCAGTTCGTCTGGGACCGGGCCACCGGCCTTGATTCCAATCTTCACTTCAGGACTTCCTACACCCGGGAGACCGCCCGACTCGCTGACATGGAGGGCGGTACCAATGTTCTGGACGCCGAGTTTACTTCCGCCATGGAGCAGGCAGGTCGGCACAGGCTGACCTGGGGGATTGGCAGCCAGTATTTCTGGGACGACATGAGCGGTGGTGACAACACTTCCATCGACAGGCAACGGATTTATACGCTGACCGCCAATGGATTCATACGGGACAGAATCACGTTGGTGCCCGAGAGCCTCTACCTTATTCTCGGTTCCAAGGTCGACTATCTGGGTGAACCCGTTCTGGAGGTCCAGCCTACTGTCAGGATGCTCTACACCCGGGAGGATTCCGAATACTGGCTGGCTGTTTCCAGGGGCGTGCGGGCGGACACTCGCTATCAGCGCAGCGGTTCCTACACCTTCGATCACAGGGGCACGCGGTATACTGTCGTGGCTCCGGGTGATTTGAAAACTGAGAAACTCATTTCCTATGAGGCGGGCTACAGGCAGGCCCTGACCCCGAATGCCCGGCTGGACGTATCGCTGTATGTCAACGACTACTCCGAATTGATCATGCTGGATATCGACGATGTGAACCATACGGCCACGTTGGACAATTCCCTGAAGGGGACGGCTTACGGTTTTGAATCCCTGTTCGAATGGAAGGCGACGGACTGGCTGACCCTGCAACCCTCGGTCAGCATCATCTATCAGAACATATACGGTTCGGATTCCAGTCTTGCGGGCGACTCCATGCCCGAGGAGGGACTCGGCAGCGAGGTCAAGCTTCAGGTCATGACCACCCCCATGCCCGACGTCGGTGTCGACGTCCAGTTGGGGTATATCGACAGCCCGGATCAGCACCGGCTTCCTGGCTACTTCAGCCTTGACGGGCACGTCTCGTGGAGGGCGTCCGACACGCTTTTGCTGGAACTCATAGGCAAAAACCTTGCCGGTTCCCATGAACAGTTCTCCGATCTGGCCGTTGGCCCCAGCCTGGATTGCCGGATCACGTGGGATTTCTGA